The DNA window AGAACATGCCCGGCCTCATTGGCAAGGCCTCGAACTACCTGCATCAATGCGCCACTGCTGGCAGCATAGATGGACTCCTGCCACTCGATGGTCCCTTCATAGCCGGCAGCCTCGGCAAACAGTTCAGCCGTCTGCCGGGCACGCGTCGCCGGCGAACTGACCAACAGGTCGGGCACCAGATCAACGTCGGCGAAAAACTGCCCCATCATCGGAACGTCCCGCCGGCCCCGCTCCTTGAGAGGCCGGTCATAGTCGGTGTCGAAGGACGCAGCCCAGTCCGATTTGCCATGCCGCAAGAGAGATAACTTTTTCACCGACCCTCTCCTTCCTCTTTAGTCACTGATGTTACGCAGTTGGGGTGATACCTTGCCGACCGTCGGAAGACCGCCGCGTCTCCGCATCTCCGCGTCCCCGCGTCTCCGCGTCCCCGTGTCTCCCCATCTCCGCGTCCCCGTGTCTCCCCATCTCCCCATCTCCGCATCTCCGCGTCCCCGTGTCTCCGCATCTCCGCGTCCCCGTGTCTCCGTGTCTCCGCGTCTCCGCCGTCCGTCGCCTGCGGTCTTCTGTAGGCTCATCCTTAGCCTATCCCCCCGCCCGCAGAGTCAA is part of the Chloroflexota bacterium genome and encodes:
- a CDS encoding histidine phosphatase family protein; translation: MKKLSLLRHGKSDWAASFDTDYDRPLKERGRRDVPMMGQFFADVDLVPDLLVSSPATRARQTAELFAEAAGYEGTIEWQESIYAASSGALMQVVRGLANEAGHVLLVGHNPGFEELAGCLVGADGYGLALGVRMPTAAAAHIYLTVERWADCQVDCGQLQWLVSPKLLWKATT